The proteins below come from a single Prolixibacter sp. NT017 genomic window:
- the pheT gene encoding phenylalanine--tRNA ligase subunit beta, giving the protein MKLSYTWLKDYIDLDLTPGEVAETLTQLGLEVGSVDEVETVKGGLKGIVIGEVKTCVPHPNSDHLSLTTVDLGNGIESPIVCGAPNVAQGQKVVVATVGTTLYDGDKEFLIKKAKIRGEVSEGMICAEDEIGLGTDHAGIMVLPSEAKVGMPASDYFNVKSDYVIEIDLTPNRIDGASHIGVARDLAAYLKQNGNIDYHVPSVDHFSVDNHDLDIPVTIENKEACPRYSGVTISGITVKESPEWLQNRLRLIGLSPINNIVDITNYVLFETGQPLHAFDAAEIAGNKVIVKTLPAGTKFVTLDEEERELDANDLMICNESEGMCIGGVFGGIKSGVKESTTAIFLESAYFNPVYIRKTARRHGLNTDASFRFERGVDPNNVIYALKRAALLIKELAGGNISSDIVDVVADSSVMDYFPVTVSYQHINRLIGKDIPAETVKSILTALEIKIEADTPDNLDLLVPPYRVDVRREADVIEEILRVYGYNNVEPESAVKSTIQNAEFPDKMKLQNLLSEMLTANGFNEIMSNSLTKAGYYEGLESFKAENTVELYNPLSSDLNGMRQTLIFGGMEAVARNTNYRNPDLKLYEFGNVYKFKGNKSTDNPVKNFAEEEHIGLWITGEDEPENWTTQSRPTTFFTLKAFVENMLTRLGLDVMQAQVDTVDSDIFSSGLEYKFNNQLIAQIGYVSSKVKKTTDVDADVFYGDLNWTAILKLLDKNGVSYTPLPKYPEVRRDLALLLNNDVKFSSVKEIAYKTERKLLRNVSIFDVYEGKNIPEGKKSYAVSFFLRDEEKTLKDKQIDKVMKKLLSAFERELNAQLR; this is encoded by the coding sequence ATGAAGCTATCATACACCTGGTTAAAGGATTATATTGACCTGGATTTAACTCCCGGGGAAGTGGCTGAAACCCTGACCCAACTTGGCCTCGAGGTAGGCAGCGTAGATGAGGTAGAAACCGTAAAAGGAGGTTTGAAAGGGATCGTCATTGGTGAAGTGAAAACCTGCGTTCCCCATCCCAATTCCGATCACCTGAGTTTGACTACGGTCGATTTGGGCAACGGAATAGAAAGTCCCATTGTTTGTGGTGCTCCCAATGTGGCGCAGGGACAAAAAGTAGTCGTAGCAACTGTTGGAACTACACTTTATGACGGAGATAAAGAATTTCTGATCAAGAAAGCGAAAATACGGGGCGAAGTTTCGGAAGGGATGATTTGCGCCGAAGACGAAATTGGCCTCGGAACCGACCACGCCGGTATTATGGTATTACCTTCCGAAGCAAAAGTTGGTATGCCCGCCAGTGACTATTTCAATGTAAAAAGTGATTATGTCATTGAGATTGATCTGACTCCAAACCGTATCGATGGTGCTTCACACATCGGTGTGGCCCGCGACCTGGCTGCTTATTTGAAACAAAACGGGAATATCGATTATCACGTTCCTTCGGTAGATCATTTTTCGGTGGACAATCATGATCTGGATATTCCGGTAACCATTGAAAATAAAGAAGCCTGCCCGCGTTATTCCGGAGTAACCATTTCCGGTATTACCGTAAAGGAATCACCCGAATGGCTTCAAAACCGGCTGCGTTTGATTGGACTAAGTCCGATCAATAACATTGTCGATATTACCAACTACGTGTTGTTTGAAACCGGTCAGCCACTTCACGCTTTCGATGCTGCGGAAATTGCCGGTAACAAGGTGATCGTGAAAACGCTTCCCGCCGGAACGAAATTCGTCACCCTCGACGAAGAAGAGCGCGAGCTCGATGCCAATGACCTGATGATTTGCAACGAATCGGAAGGAATGTGTATTGGTGGTGTTTTCGGCGGAATCAAATCAGGTGTAAAAGAATCGACCACGGCCATCTTCCTGGAAAGTGCTTATTTCAACCCGGTTTATATCCGGAAAACGGCCCGGCGTCACGGATTGAATACCGATGCTTCGTTCCGCTTTGAACGTGGCGTCGACCCGAACAACGTGATTTACGCACTGAAAAGGGCAGCATTGTTGATCAAGGAATTGGCCGGCGGAAACATCTCATCCGACATTGTCGATGTAGTAGCCGATTCTTCCGTTATGGACTATTTCCCGGTTACGGTTTCATATCAACATATCAACCGCCTTATCGGGAAAGATATTCCGGCCGAAACCGTGAAAAGTATTCTTACTGCTCTCGAAATAAAAATTGAAGCAGACACTCCGGATAACCTCGATTTGCTGGTTCCACCCTACCGCGTAGATGTACGCCGGGAAGCCGATGTGATTGAGGAAATTTTGCGGGTGTACGGTTACAATAATGTAGAGCCCGAAAGTGCCGTAAAATCAACCATCCAAAATGCAGAGTTTCCAGATAAGATGAAACTCCAGAATTTGCTTTCGGAAATGTTGACGGCTAACGGATTCAACGAGATCATGTCTAACTCGCTGACCAAAGCCGGGTACTATGAAGGGTTGGAGAGTTTCAAGGCTGAAAATACTGTTGAGTTATACAATCCGCTGAGTTCCGATTTGAACGGTATGCGCCAAACATTGATTTTTGGCGGTATGGAGGCGGTTGCCCGGAATACCAACTACCGGAATCCGGATTTGAAACTGTATGAATTCGGTAATGTATACAAGTTCAAAGGCAACAAATCGACCGACAATCCGGTGAAGAATTTCGCCGAGGAAGAGCATATCGGGTTGTGGATTACCGGCGAAGACGAACCGGAGAACTGGACTACACAGAGTCGTCCGACCACATTCTTTACCCTGAAAGCTTTCGTGGAAAATATGTTAACGCGACTGGGACTGGATGTGATGCAAGCCCAGGTGGATACGGTCGATTCCGATATTTTCTCTTCCGGTTTGGAATACAAATTCAATAACCAATTGATTGCCCAAATCGGCTATGTTAGTTCGAAGGTGAAAAAGACTACGGACGTGGACGCTGACGTTTTTTACGGCGACCTGAACTGGACCGCCATATTGAAACTTTTGGACAAGAACGGTGTTTCTTATACGCCGCTTCCCAAATATCCGGAAGTGCGCCGCGACCTGGCTCTTTTACTCAATAACGATGTAAAATTCAGTAGTGTAAAAGAAATTGCCTACAAAACGGAACGGAAACTCTTGCGCAACGTCAGCATTTTCGACGTGTATGAAGGGAAAAACATTCCGGAAGGCAAGAAATCATACGCGGTAAGTTTCTTCCTGCGCGACGAGGAGAAAACACTGAAAGATAAGCAGATTGACAAAGTGATGAAGAAGTTGCTGAGCGCGTTCGAACGCGAACTGAATGCTCAGTTGCGATAA
- a CDS encoding DMT family transporter, which produces MTPNTTKGVLLAMTTAFLWGFLAIALKVASTMVDSYTIVWFRFTIAFLALFSFFLFRKRGMLRILIKPPFILVVAALALGWNYLGFMQGVSYTSPGNAQVIIQLGPVLLALAGIIVYKEKLSKRQIIGFIVASVGFLLFYRQQLITMLGREADFNTGVLWIVSGAFAWSIYAVFQKKLVQTHHAQAMNMFIYGLPALLFMPAANFRHLATLTPGWWILLIFLAANTLIAYGTLGAAFKYIEANKISIIVAMNPIITFITMAILSEQHVSWIPPENISPQGYLAAILVLTGAVLVVKRKRIKD; this is translated from the coding sequence ATGACGCCCAATACAACCAAAGGGGTTTTGCTGGCTATGACCACAGCCTTTTTATGGGGATTTCTGGCCATTGCCCTGAAAGTGGCCTCAACCATGGTCGACTCGTACACCATTGTATGGTTTCGTTTCACCATCGCTTTCCTGGCTTTGTTCTCCTTCTTTCTCTTCCGGAAACGGGGAATGTTGCGCATTCTTATCAAACCACCATTTATTCTGGTGGTAGCAGCGCTGGCCCTTGGATGGAATTACCTGGGGTTTATGCAGGGTGTTAGTTACACTTCGCCGGGGAATGCACAGGTCATTATCCAGCTTGGACCGGTTTTGCTGGCGTTAGCCGGCATCATCGTCTACAAAGAGAAACTTTCCAAAAGGCAAATCATTGGTTTTATCGTGGCCTCAGTAGGATTTCTACTCTTCTACCGCCAGCAATTAATCACTATGCTGGGCAGAGAAGCCGATTTCAACACGGGCGTACTTTGGATTGTATCAGGAGCTTTTGCCTGGAGCATTTACGCTGTGTTTCAGAAAAAACTGGTGCAAACCCACCATGCCCAGGCAATGAACATGTTTATTTACGGCTTACCGGCCCTTCTTTTCATGCCGGCTGCAAACTTTCGTCACCTGGCAACCCTTACACCGGGTTGGTGGATTCTCCTGATTTTCCTTGCTGCCAACACACTAATTGCATACGGAACGCTGGGAGCTGCCTTCAAATACATCGAAGCGAATAAAATCAGCATCATCGTCGCGATGAATCCCATCATCACCTTCATTACCATGGCCATCCTATCGGAACAACATGTTTCCTGGATTCCACCGGAAAATATTTCCCCACAGGGTTATCTGGCTGCCATTCTTGTGCTTACCGGCGCGGTACTAGTCGTCAAGAGAAAACGAATAAAAGATTGA
- a CDS encoding phosphotriesterase encodes MNLSFARLNRVMLVLMAASLFSCQHDKSKIMTVTGEIPASQMGVTLSHEHILVDFIGADSISPDRYNREDVVKRVLPYLEALKQYNVNTFVDGTPQFLGRDPELLKELSEKTGMNFITNTGWYAAGNYKYLPQEAFDLSAEEIAARWIDEAKNGIGDTGIKPGFIKIGVNDPMTEMDVKIVKAACITHLATGLTIMSHTGLAGPAFSQLKILDEYGVAPSAFIWTHAMIEPKMDKILTAADMGTWIGFDNLTPEYKMVSRMLDLLKYFKAARRLDRVLISQDAGWYSPGESNGGDFREYSTIFDTLMILLDRGGYTMDEINQILVTNPENAFTIRVRKLQKQTDKTSD; translated from the coding sequence ATGAATCTTAGCTTTGCCAGACTAAACCGGGTCATGCTCGTGCTCATGGCCGCATCCTTATTTTCCTGTCAACACGACAAATCCAAAATAATGACCGTGACCGGCGAAATCCCGGCTTCGCAAATGGGTGTCACGCTTTCGCATGAACATATTCTGGTCGATTTTATCGGTGCCGACAGCATCAGCCCAGACCGGTACAATCGTGAAGATGTGGTAAAACGGGTTCTTCCCTACCTGGAAGCACTAAAACAATACAATGTAAATACGTTTGTCGACGGAACGCCCCAGTTTCTGGGCCGTGACCCCGAATTGCTAAAAGAGTTGTCGGAAAAAACCGGCATGAATTTCATTACCAACACCGGTTGGTACGCCGCCGGAAATTACAAATACTTACCTCAGGAAGCTTTCGATTTAAGTGCCGAAGAAATTGCCGCACGCTGGATTGATGAAGCAAAAAACGGGATTGGGGACACCGGTATAAAACCCGGATTTATTAAGATTGGCGTGAATGATCCGATGACAGAGATGGATGTGAAAATTGTGAAAGCGGCCTGCATCACGCACCTGGCAACCGGACTGACCATCATGTCGCATACGGGACTGGCCGGACCGGCCTTTTCGCAGTTGAAAATTCTGGATGAATACGGAGTTGCGCCGTCAGCTTTTATCTGGACACACGCCATGATAGAGCCGAAAATGGACAAAATCCTCACCGCTGCCGACATGGGAACCTGGATTGGTTTTGACAATCTTACTCCTGAATACAAAATGGTCAGCCGGATGCTGGATCTCCTCAAATACTTTAAGGCTGCCAGACGACTTGATCGGGTTCTGATTTCTCAGGATGCAGGTTGGTACTCTCCGGGAGAATCCAATGGAGGCGATTTTAGGGAATACTCCACCATTTTCGATACGTTGATGATATTGCTCGACAGAGGAGGTTATACTATGGATGAAATTAACCAAATCCTGGTGACCAATCCTGAAAACGCATTCACCATTCGCGTAAGGAAATTACAGAAACAGACTGACAAAACTTCGGATTAG
- a CDS encoding O-acetyl-ADP-ribose deacetylase encodes MTDIRVTKGDITQLKVDVIVNAANNSLLGGGGVDGAIHRAAGPELLDECRTLNGCATGDAKITKGYHLPAKYVIHTVGPVWSGGNYKERELLASCYRRSLEIAVSHKLKSIAFPNISTGVYHFPKEEAARIAVTEVKQFVENSPLPEEIIFCCFDDENYSLYQEALR; translated from the coding sequence ATGACGGATATTCGGGTTACCAAAGGAGATATCACACAACTGAAGGTTGATGTAATTGTGAATGCTGCCAATAATTCACTATTGGGCGGCGGTGGCGTCGACGGTGCCATTCACCGGGCGGCCGGACCAGAACTGCTGGACGAATGCCGTACCCTGAACGGATGTGCGACCGGCGATGCAAAAATCACGAAAGGTTACCATTTGCCTGCAAAATATGTGATTCACACAGTGGGCCCGGTTTGGTCGGGAGGCAATTACAAAGAACGTGAATTGCTGGCCTCGTGCTACCGGCGCAGTCTGGAAATTGCAGTCAGTCATAAACTGAAATCAATTGCCTTTCCCAACATCAGTACAGGCGTATATCATTTCCCAAAAGAAGAGGCTGCGCGCATAGCAGTGACAGAAGTGAAACAGTTTGTAGAAAATTCGCCATTACCTGAGGAAATCATTTTCTGCTGCTTCGACGATGAGAACTATTCCCTTTACCAGGAAGCTTTACGTTGA
- a CDS encoding GNAT family N-acetyltransferase: MKITMKPVTNPHSIELVARLAEEIWNEHYVPIIGQEQVDYMIGKYQSVPAITNQIDNEGYIYFLIYAQEKAVGYVGIQIRDKELFLSKYYVHSSQRGRGYGKEALEFIRQYAVERGLKGISLTVNKFNSNSIAAYERMGFLNLGPTVADIGNGFIMDDYKMRLPLD; the protein is encoded by the coding sequence ATGAAAATTACCATGAAACCGGTCACCAATCCCCACTCCATCGAATTAGTCGCCCGGCTGGCCGAAGAAATCTGGAACGAGCATTACGTGCCAATCATCGGGCAGGAACAAGTCGACTACATGATTGGGAAATACCAGTCGGTTCCGGCAATTACCAACCAGATTGACAACGAAGGCTACATCTATTTCCTGATATACGCCCAAGAAAAAGCGGTAGGATACGTCGGAATACAAATCAGGGACAAGGAACTGTTCCTGAGCAAATATTACGTGCACAGTTCGCAGCGTGGGAGAGGATACGGAAAAGAGGCGCTGGAATTCATCCGCCAATATGCGGTCGAGAGAGGGTTGAAAGGTATTTCCCTTACGGTGAATAAATTCAACTCGAACAGCATTGCTGCCTACGAAAGAATGGGGTTTCTCAATCTTGGGCCTACCGTCGCAGATATTGGCAACGGCTTCATCATGGATGACTACAAAATGCGCCTTCCGCTGGATTAA
- a CDS encoding SRPBCC domain-containing protein, with product MKEFKKYFKLKASPADVYNALVNPVMLEIWTGEPAVMSTEPGSQFSIWDGAISGENVEFEQDKKIVQKWYFGEDEDSVVTIKLHPDKHGTSMEIHQTNIPDEAFDNMKSGWEEDYYGSLAELFT from the coding sequence ATGAAAGAGTTCAAGAAATATTTTAAGCTGAAAGCATCGCCAGCAGATGTGTATAATGCGTTGGTCAACCCGGTTATGCTAGAAATCTGGACAGGTGAACCGGCGGTGATGAGTACCGAGCCGGGCTCGCAGTTCAGCATTTGGGATGGAGCTATATCGGGCGAGAATGTAGAGTTCGAACAGGATAAAAAAATTGTTCAGAAGTGGTATTTCGGTGAGGATGAAGATTCGGTCGTCACCATTAAACTGCATCCCGACAAGCATGGAACCAGCATGGAGATTCATCAGACCAACATTCCCGACGAAGCTTTCGATAACATGAAAAGTGGTTGGGAAGAAGACTATTACGGTAGCCTGGCCGAACTGTTTACCTAA
- a CDS encoding UbiA-like polyprenyltransferase, which yields MITKVRDYANLVKFEHTIFALPFALVGFTLAITQTASVFRWEELIAVLLCMVFARNTAMGFNRYLDREIDAENPRTAQREIPAGIVTARNAAVFVAINAILFIATTWFINQLVFFLSPIALIVVMGYSYMKRVTPLCHFVLSAGLALAPIGAYLAVTGKFALVPILFSFIVFFWVSGFDIIYASQDVEFDRNKGLNSVPVLLGVKKALRFSALVHVLAAIMVVWAGIDLHANWLYWTGAAIFVALLTYQQSIVKHDDLSKVGLAFGTTNGVASVIFAVFVITSLYI from the coding sequence ATGATAACGAAAGTACGAGATTACGCCAACCTGGTTAAATTCGAACATACTATTTTTGCCTTACCATTTGCACTTGTCGGTTTCACACTGGCTATTACCCAAACAGCATCTGTTTTTCGCTGGGAAGAATTGATTGCGGTTCTGCTTTGCATGGTTTTTGCCCGGAACACCGCCATGGGCTTCAACCGGTATCTCGACCGTGAAATTGATGCGGAAAATCCTCGCACAGCCCAGCGTGAGATTCCTGCCGGTATTGTTACCGCTCGCAATGCTGCTGTTTTTGTGGCCATCAACGCGATTCTGTTCATCGCCACAACGTGGTTCATTAATCAGCTGGTCTTTTTCCTTTCGCCAATCGCTTTGATTGTCGTGATGGGCTACAGCTACATGAAGCGCGTCACTCCGCTTTGCCATTTTGTGTTGAGCGCCGGACTGGCTTTGGCGCCGATCGGAGCGTATCTGGCGGTAACCGGGAAGTTTGCGCTGGTTCCTATCCTGTTTTCGTTCATTGTCTTTTTCTGGGTTAGCGGATTCGACATTATTTATGCATCGCAGGATGTGGAGTTCGACCGAAATAAAGGATTGAACAGTGTTCCGGTTTTACTGGGCGTGAAGAAAGCACTGCGTTTTTCAGCACTCGTGCATGTGCTGGCCGCCATTATGGTTGTATGGGCCGGCATCGATTTACATGCCAACTGGCTGTACTGGACCGGTGCTGCCATTTTTGTTGCATTACTTACTTACCAGCAAAGCATCGTAAAGCATGACGACCTAAGCAAAGTAGGTCTGGCATTTGGTACCACCAACGGCGTCGCCAGTGTGATTTTCGCCGTTTTTGTGATTACGTCTCTATATATCTAA
- a CDS encoding ADP-ribosylglycohydrolase family protein, with amino-acid sequence MRIYIFLIATFLIIDLVISCSATKQNETSVSIPEEITITKSVLADKIKGGWAGQTIGCTYGGPVEFIYNGTLIQDYIPIKWPDGAIKKYYDTFPGLYDDVYMDLTFVAVFDRLGIDAPIDSIAKAFATSEYPLWHANQQARYNILHGIKPTESGNWLNNPHADDIDYQIEADYAGLMSPGMPNTASRFSDKIGHMICYGDGWYGGVFVGAMYSLAFVLDDIEAIVTEALKTIPEKSTFHQCIADVIKWHSQYPDDWKQTWFECQKKWSEDYGCPDGVFNPLDIDAKINSAYVVIGLLYGRGDYTKTLNIATRCGQDADCNPATAGGILGTMLGYSHIPEYWKKNLYEVEDRNFAYTNLSLHDVYNLGLKQALQVVLKNGGEINDSLVTIACQKPVPVQLEKSFEGHFPVDRKPLNILLTKEEVAKVTFNGIGAVIRGYIRCSDEDYVAKIAVSVDGNEAEIILLPVASSPARRVDVFWKYQLPKTNHIIAFKWLNPQKEATVNLGDALIYSDKLIQ; translated from the coding sequence ATGAGGATATATATTTTTTTAATCGCCACATTTTTAATTATTGACCTTGTTATCTCCTGTTCAGCAACAAAACAGAATGAGACGAGTGTTTCTATTCCTGAAGAAATAACCATTACCAAATCTGTTCTTGCCGATAAAATAAAGGGTGGATGGGCCGGACAAACCATCGGGTGTACCTATGGCGGCCCTGTTGAGTTTATTTACAACGGAACCCTGATTCAGGATTATATTCCGATCAAATGGCCCGATGGTGCGATTAAAAAATATTATGATACTTTCCCCGGATTATACGATGATGTATATATGGATCTAACGTTTGTTGCTGTTTTCGACCGGTTGGGGATTGATGCTCCAATCGATTCTATAGCAAAGGCTTTTGCAACTTCAGAGTATCCGTTGTGGCATGCTAACCAACAGGCTCGTTACAACATTCTTCACGGAATAAAGCCAACAGAGTCCGGAAATTGGCTCAATAATCCGCATGCCGATGATATAGACTATCAGATTGAAGCAGATTATGCGGGTTTAATGTCACCCGGAATGCCCAATACCGCAAGCCGGTTTTCTGACAAAATTGGCCATATGATTTGCTACGGTGATGGCTGGTACGGAGGTGTTTTTGTTGGAGCAATGTATTCGCTGGCTTTTGTTTTAGACGATATTGAAGCCATTGTTACAGAAGCCTTGAAAACAATTCCGGAGAAAAGCACCTTTCACCAGTGCATCGCCGACGTAATCAAGTGGCACTCCCAGTATCCTGATGACTGGAAGCAAACCTGGTTTGAATGTCAGAAGAAGTGGAGCGAGGATTATGGTTGTCCGGACGGTGTGTTTAATCCTTTGGACATCGATGCGAAGATTAACAGTGCATACGTAGTAATTGGATTACTTTACGGCCGGGGAGATTATACAAAAACACTCAATATTGCAACACGATGCGGACAGGATGCGGACTGTAATCCGGCTACTGCCGGAGGAATTCTGGGAACTATGTTAGGATACAGTCATATTCCCGAATACTGGAAGAAAAATCTGTATGAAGTGGAAGACCGTAATTTTGCTTATACCAATCTTTCGTTACACGATGTGTATAACTTAGGATTGAAACAGGCATTACAGGTAGTTCTGAAAAACGGAGGAGAGATAAACGATTCCCTAGTAACAATTGCCTGTCAAAAACCGGTTCCGGTACAGTTGGAAAAATCATTTGAAGGACATTTCCCGGTTGACAGAAAACCCCTGAATATTTTGTTGACAAAAGAGGAAGTCGCTAAAGTTACTTTTAACGGGATTGGGGCAGTGATACGTGGTTATATACGATGTTCGGACGAAGATTATGTGGCAAAAATTGCTGTGTCTGTTGACGGAAATGAAGCCGAAATCATTCTCTTGCCAGTAGCATCGTCGCCTGCCCGGAGAGTAGATGTATTTTGGAAATACCAATTGCCTAAGACAAACCATATCATTGCTTTCAAATGGTTAAATCCCCAAAAGGAAGCAACTGTAAATTTGGGAGATGCTCTTATTTATTCTGACAAGTTGATTCAATAG
- a CDS encoding glycerophosphodiester phosphodiesterase family protein: MKNLFQILSGLALTIIFSLQVSAGNRQTTLPVLTNYRIPLNQKGAFIGRFVISGNFAKGNIVLQKDTAGLFRIDREGKVYLKSLTRLTAAIPGFCYGITVGFGEKSVEYNLVKDEFIHTPVVAHRGAWKNQPGSENSIGSLKSAIALGCAASEFDVWWSADHVPVICHDPSIRGKVVEKTTAKELHAIDLENDEGVPSLEQYLKTTVLQNKTRLVLEIKSSQISQQRTLELTDAVVRMVHDLKAQAWVDYISFNYGALLRIRELDPTTHIAYLKDDKSIETLASDKISGLDYPFYSFQRDSSLIGKAHKVGLTVNVWTVNDAKELVHYLNEGVDFITTNEPEQLIQLVVEKNK, encoded by the coding sequence ATGAAAAACCTATTTCAGATATTGAGCGGGCTGGCGTTAACTATTATCTTCTCTTTACAGGTAAGTGCCGGTAACAGGCAAACGACTCTGCCGGTTTTAACCAACTACAGGATTCCATTGAATCAAAAGGGAGCTTTTATTGGCAGATTTGTAATATCGGGCAATTTTGCGAAAGGCAACATTGTATTGCAAAAAGATACTGCAGGTTTGTTTCGTATCGATCGGGAAGGGAAGGTTTATTTAAAGAGTTTAACCCGGTTAACTGCTGCAATACCTGGCTTCTGTTATGGAATAACTGTTGGATTCGGTGAAAAATCCGTTGAATATAATCTGGTTAAAGATGAATTTATCCATACTCCGGTCGTCGCTCACCGGGGGGCATGGAAAAATCAACCGGGAAGTGAGAATTCCATAGGCTCTTTAAAAAGTGCGATTGCTCTCGGGTGTGCAGCTTCTGAGTTTGATGTTTGGTGGTCGGCCGATCATGTTCCAGTAATTTGTCACGATCCTTCAATTAGAGGAAAGGTAGTAGAAAAAACCACGGCAAAGGAGCTGCATGCCATTGATCTCGAAAACGATGAAGGTGTTCCTAGTCTGGAGCAATACCTGAAAACAACAGTTCTGCAAAACAAAACTCGCCTGGTGTTGGAAATCAAATCGTCACAAATCAGTCAGCAACGAACTCTGGAATTGACTGATGCCGTGGTTCGCATGGTACATGACCTGAAAGCTCAGGCCTGGGTGGATTATATTAGTTTCAATTATGGTGCATTACTGCGTATCCGGGAATTGGATCCGACAACTCATATTGCTTATTTGAAGGATGATAAATCCATAGAAACTCTTGCATCTGATAAAATATCAGGTCTAGATTATCCTTTTTATTCTTTTCAACGTGATTCATCATTGATCGGTAAAGCACACAAAGTTGGCCTCACTGTAAATGTTTGGACTGTAAACGATGCAAAAGAATTGGTTCATTATTTAAACGAAGGTGTTGACTTTATAACCACCAACGAACCAGAGCAGTTAATTCAACTGGTAGTCGAGAAAAATAAATGA
- a CDS encoding metallophosphoesterase family protein, whose protein sequence is MKMRVSLILAIVLSTLDVFSAKPVLSFKNGTFKIIQFTDLHWIKGGEYAAYNDSTVQLMRKLIQEEQPDLVIITGDVVVSKGAEEGWKEVIRPMTDLKVPFAIVFGNHDTESDMPKNEVLQLLQKDPYNLSRNSDKSLSGEGNCFWEVKSVDTRKTECVLYLFDSHAYSSMPQVEGYDWIKNDQIQWYRRTSKRFSSEEGKRIPALAFFHIPFPEYELVRNQENVLENHSETVCSPSLNSGLFASFVEMGDVMGVFVGHDHNNDFAGELDGICLAYGRKTGYASAYHEILKRGARVIVLHENERAFDSYIRTSGGKEFDYSFPSK, encoded by the coding sequence ATGAAAATGAGAGTTTCTTTAATACTGGCCATTGTCCTTTCAACATTAGACGTGTTTTCTGCTAAACCTGTCCTGTCGTTTAAAAACGGAACATTTAAGATTATTCAATTTACCGATTTGCACTGGATTAAAGGTGGGGAATATGCTGCATATAACGATAGCACAGTTCAACTAATGCGTAAGTTGATTCAGGAAGAACAGCCTGATTTGGTTATTATTACAGGTGATGTGGTTGTTTCAAAAGGAGCAGAAGAGGGATGGAAAGAAGTAATTCGCCCAATGACTGACCTAAAAGTGCCGTTTGCCATTGTGTTTGGCAATCACGATACGGAATCGGATATGCCCAAAAATGAGGTACTTCAACTTTTGCAGAAGGACCCTTATAATCTCAGCAGGAATAGCGACAAATCACTGTCGGGAGAAGGTAATTGTTTTTGGGAAGTGAAATCTGTTGATACGCGAAAAACAGAGTGTGTGTTATATCTTTTTGATTCCCACGCCTACTCGTCGATGCCCCAGGTGGAGGGATACGATTGGATCAAAAATGATCAGATTCAGTGGTATCGTCGCACAAGTAAACGCTTCAGCTCTGAGGAGGGAAAGAGGATTCCTGCACTGGCATTTTTCCACATACCGTTTCCGGAATATGAACTTGTTAGAAATCAGGAAAATGTACTTGAAAATCATTCTGAAACGGTTTGTTCACCTTCTTTAAACAGCGGGCTTTTTGCTTCGTTTGTCGAAATGGGAGATGTAATGGGTGTTTTTGTCGGGCACGATCATAACAACGATTTTGCCGGGGAATTGGATGGAATCTGTTTGGCGTATGGCCGTAAAACCGGCTATGCTTCTGCATATCACGAAATCCTGAAGCGGGGAGCACGTGTAATTGTCCTTCATGAAAATGAAAGAGCGTTTGACAGTTATATCAGAACATCCGGAGGAAAGGAATTTGATTATTCATTTCCTTCGAAATAA